One genomic window of Bacillus mycoides includes the following:
- a CDS encoding TetR/AcrR family transcriptional regulator → MAKNKQEDIFDAAIKLFAERGYDGTTIPMIAEKANVGAGTIYRYFENKEALVNSLFSKSMLQLSEILKTDFPVEANIREQFSHIYNRLFEFARNNVDAFLFTNSHCDSYFLDEQSNKIFDDFIGFFMNIIEDGIAKGLLRPLPPVALIIIVYQPLEKLTKVMATGQLEYSKELVKELEESSWNAIRII, encoded by the coding sequence ATGGCTAAAAATAAACAAGAGGATATTTTTGATGCTGCTATAAAACTTTTCGCAGAGCGTGGTTACGATGGTACGACAATTCCGATGATTGCTGAAAAAGCAAATGTTGGCGCTGGTACTATTTATCGCTATTTTGAAAATAAAGAGGCACTCGTTAACTCACTATTTTCAAAGAGCATGTTGCAATTATCTGAAATACTAAAAACTGATTTTCCTGTTGAAGCAAATATTCGTGAACAGTTTAGTCATATTTATAACCGTTTATTTGAATTTGCGAGAAACAATGTGGATGCTTTTCTTTTTACAAATTCTCACTGTGATAGTTATTTTCTTGATGAACAGAGTAACAAAATATTTGACGATTTTATAGGCTTCTTTATGAATATTATAGAAGATGGAATCGCAAAAGGTTTGCTCCGTCCATTGCCTCCAGTTGCTTTAATTATTATTGTATATCAACCGCTAGAAAAATTAACTAAAGTAATGGCAACAGGGCAATTAGAATACTCAAAAGAATTAGTAAAAGAATTGGAAGAAAGCTCTTGGAATGCTATTAGAATCATTTGA
- a CDS encoding GNAT family N-acetyltransferase, producing the protein MTVIQLKEDKFREALRLSEYAFQYKVNEERLQQQLTRMKESHEIYGIMEGKDLAAKLHLIPFHIYIGKDKFKMGGVAGVATYPEHRRSGYVKELLQHSLQTMKRDGYSVSMLHPFAVSFYRKYGWELCANRIVCQMTKSDLIIKKQVNGTVKRFSKDNHPEEVENLYETFAERFSGMLVRGRKWWLQAVYHDLTLAIYYDENKTVAGYILYKIENSKMKVEEFVPLHNEARIGLWNFICQHDSMIKDLEMILSEKEPLLYTLQEPRVKAELKPYFMGRIVDVEQFLNQYEFNWNSAQQEVILQITDSFAPWNNVTVKLANHEVTIINEETLHKGIRLDINALSTIMFGYKRPLELKELELISGSEEEIRVFENLVPVREAFIYDFF; encoded by the coding sequence ATGACCGTCATACAATTAAAAGAAGATAAGTTCAGAGAAGCATTACGTTTATCAGAATACGCTTTTCAATATAAAGTAAATGAGGAACGATTGCAGCAGCAACTTACTCGAATGAAAGAAAGTCATGAAATATACGGCATTATGGAAGGGAAAGATTTAGCAGCAAAACTGCACCTTATTCCTTTTCATATTTACATAGGCAAAGACAAATTTAAAATGGGCGGCGTTGCGGGGGTAGCGACGTATCCGGAACATAGAAGAAGTGGATATGTAAAAGAGTTACTTCAGCATTCACTGCAAACTATGAAAAGAGATGGATATAGTGTATCGATGTTACATCCATTTGCCGTTTCATTTTATCGTAAATACGGCTGGGAACTTTGTGCGAATCGAATCGTATGTCAGATGACAAAGAGCGATTTAATAATTAAAAAACAAGTGAATGGTACAGTGAAACGTTTTAGTAAAGATAATCATCCAGAAGAAGTAGAGAATCTATATGAAACATTTGCAGAACGATTTTCTGGTATGTTAGTTCGCGGACGTAAATGGTGGTTACAAGCGGTGTATCATGATTTAACATTGGCAATTTACTATGATGAAAATAAAACGGTAGCTGGTTACATTTTATACAAAATAGAGAATTCTAAAATGAAAGTAGAAGAATTTGTCCCATTACATAATGAAGCAAGAATTGGTCTTTGGAACTTCATCTGCCAACATGATTCTATGATTAAAGATCTAGAAATGATACTAAGTGAAAAAGAACCATTGTTATATACATTGCAAGAACCGCGAGTGAAGGCAGAACTGAAACCATATTTTATGGGTAGAATTGTAGATGTGGAGCAGTTCTTAAATCAATATGAGTTTAATTGGAACAGTGCGCAGCAAGAAGTGATCTTACAAATTACAGATTCATTTGCACCTTGGAATAACGTAACTGTGAAACTTGCAAATCATGAAGTAACAATTATAAACGAAGAGACATTGCATAAAGGAATTAGACTAGATATCAATGCGTTATCTACAATAATGTTTGGCTACAAACGTCCGTTAGAGCTAAAAGAACTTGAATTAATTAGCGGAAGCGAAGAGGAAATACGAGTATTTGAGAATTTAGTACCGGTACGAGAAGCATTTATTTATGATTTCTTTTAA
- a CDS encoding GNAT family N-acetyltransferase gives MIVEIVNNQQQLEDAYAIRQKVFIEEQQVDVEEEIDEHDKTATHFVLYDNSKPIGAGRFRIVDGVGKVERICVVATDRKAGSGKLIMNEIEKFAQSQGISKVKLNAQKHAIGFYENLGYESISEEFIDAGIPHRTMIKNL, from the coding sequence ATGATAGTAGAAATCGTAAATAATCAACAACAATTAGAAGATGCTTACGCTATTCGACAAAAGGTTTTTATAGAAGAACAACAAGTCGATGTAGAAGAAGAAATTGATGAACATGACAAAACCGCTACTCATTTTGTGTTATACGATAATAGCAAGCCAATTGGAGCTGGACGTTTTCGTATTGTAGATGGCGTTGGTAAAGTTGAACGAATTTGTGTAGTGGCAACTGATCGTAAAGCGGGTTCTGGAAAATTAATTATGAATGAAATTGAGAAGTTTGCACAAAGTCAGGGCATTTCTAAAGTGAAATTGAATGCCCAAAAACATGCAATTGGTTTCTATGAAAACTTAGGGTATGAAAGTATTTCTGAAGAATTTATAGATGCGGGTATCCCTCATCGCACAATGATTAAGAATCTGTAA
- the aroA gene encoding 3-phosphoshikimate 1-carboxyvinyltransferase, protein MKGTKIQPVTNGLNGTITIPGDKSISHRAVMFGAIADGKTTIKGFLPGADCLSTISCFKEMGVEITQNEDEVTVIGKGLEGLQEPKAVLDVGNSGTTIRLMSGILANTPFFSCVQGDASIAKRPMQRVTNPLKQMGAKIDGREEGTFTPLTIRGGDLKAIQYASPVASAQVKSAILLAGLRAEGVTTVTEPHVSRDHTERMLEAFGVTVTREGKTVKLAGGQNLKGTDVQVPGDVSSAAFFLVAGAIIPNSKLLLQNVGMNPTRTGIIDVLEKMGATFTVEPINEGASEPAANITIETSSLKGIEIGGDIIPRLIDEIPIIALAATQADGITVIKDAHELKVKETNRIDTVVAELTKLGARIEATDDGMIIYGKSKLKGNTVHSHGDHRIGMMLAIAGCIAEGETTIEDAEAVGVSYPTFFEELQKLAK, encoded by the coding sequence GTGAAGGGAACAAAAATACAACCTGTAACTAATGGATTGAATGGCACAATTACAATCCCAGGTGATAAATCAATTTCGCATCGCGCTGTCATGTTTGGCGCAATTGCAGATGGAAAAACAACAATTAAAGGATTTCTTCCTGGTGCGGATTGTTTAAGTACGATTTCTTGTTTTAAAGAAATGGGAGTAGAGATTACGCAAAATGAAGACGAAGTTACGGTAATTGGAAAAGGATTAGAAGGTTTGCAAGAACCAAAAGCTGTATTAGATGTTGGTAATTCTGGTACAACGATCCGATTAATGTCAGGAATACTTGCAAACACACCATTCTTTTCTTGCGTGCAAGGTGATGCTTCAATTGCGAAGAGACCGATGCAGCGTGTAACAAATCCACTAAAGCAAATGGGCGCAAAAATTGATGGTCGAGAAGAAGGAACGTTTACGCCGCTAACAATACGCGGAGGAGATTTAAAAGCGATCCAATATGCTTCACCTGTCGCAAGCGCGCAAGTGAAATCAGCTATTTTACTTGCAGGTCTTCGTGCTGAAGGTGTAACAACTGTTACAGAACCTCACGTTTCGCGTGATCATACAGAAAGAATGCTTGAGGCGTTTGGCGTTACAGTAACTCGCGAAGGGAAAACTGTAAAACTAGCTGGTGGACAAAATCTAAAAGGAACAGACGTTCAAGTTCCGGGTGATGTATCATCTGCGGCATTTTTCTTAGTAGCAGGTGCAATTATTCCAAATAGTAAACTGTTATTACAAAATGTAGGAATGAATCCGACTCGTACAGGTATTATTGATGTTCTTGAGAAAATGGGGGCTACGTTTACTGTAGAGCCAATTAACGAAGGTGCATCAGAGCCAGCTGCAAACATTACAATTGAAACATCGTCACTGAAAGGAATCGAAATCGGCGGGGATATTATTCCGAGACTAATCGATGAAATTCCAATTATCGCCTTAGCAGCAACACAAGCAGACGGAATTACAGTCATTAAAGATGCACACGAGCTAAAAGTGAAAGAAACAAATCGTATCGATACAGTCGTTGCGGAATTAACGAAACTAGGAGCTCGCATAGAAGCAACTGATGATGGAATGATTATTTACGGTAAATCGAAGCTAAAAGGAAATACAGTACATAGTCACGGTGATCATCGCATTGGAATGATGCTTGCAATTGCTGGCTGTATAGCCGAAGGAGAAACAACAATTGAAGATGCAGAAGCAGTAGGAGTATCATATCCTACGTTCTTCGAAGAACTTCAAAAGTTAGCTAAATAG
- the tyrA gene encoding prephenate dehydrogenase — protein MCKKVVLIGTGLIGGSLALAIKKEHDVTITGYDIFKEQVERAKELHVVDEVAVDLQSACEEAHLIVFASPVEETKKLLHKLASFHLREDVIVTDVGSTKGTIMNEAEALLTKKVSFIGGHPMAGSHKTGVESAKAHLFENAFYILTPMNHVQADQVDELKEWLKGTGSHFLVLNTKEHDYVTGIVSHFPHLIAAGLVKQVEKHAGDNPLIHQLAAGGFKDITRIASSSPKMWSDIVKQNRGHLLELLEEWISEMEELYKTVSKGDAGEIQSYFADAKEYRDSLPVRKRGAIPAYHDLYVDVLDKVGALAHITSILAEEEISITNLQILEAREGLLGVLRISFQREEDRMQAKLALGKEEYQTYETI, from the coding sequence ATGTGTAAAAAGGTAGTATTAATTGGAACAGGATTAATAGGAGGCTCACTTGCATTAGCGATAAAAAAAGAGCACGATGTAACGATTACCGGCTATGACATATTTAAAGAGCAAGTAGAGCGCGCAAAAGAATTACATGTAGTTGATGAAGTAGCAGTAGATTTACAGAGTGCATGTGAGGAGGCACATTTAATTGTTTTTGCCTCTCCAGTTGAAGAAACGAAAAAGTTATTACACAAACTTGCATCATTTCATTTACGAGAAGATGTCATTGTTACCGATGTAGGAAGTACGAAAGGGACAATCATGAATGAAGCGGAGGCTTTATTAACAAAGAAAGTTTCATTTATCGGCGGTCATCCGATGGCAGGTTCTCACAAAACAGGAGTTGAAAGTGCAAAGGCACACCTTTTTGAAAACGCATTTTACATTTTAACGCCAATGAATCACGTGCAGGCGGATCAAGTAGACGAGCTAAAAGAATGGTTAAAAGGAACAGGTTCTCATTTTCTCGTATTAAATACAAAAGAACATGATTATGTAACAGGAATAGTTAGTCATTTCCCACATTTAATCGCAGCAGGATTAGTAAAACAAGTTGAGAAACATGCAGGGGATAACCCGCTTATTCACCAACTAGCGGCAGGCGGATTTAAAGATATAACGCGTATCGCATCAAGTAGTCCGAAAATGTGGAGTGATATCGTAAAACAAAATCGCGGTCATTTATTGGAACTATTAGAAGAATGGATCTCAGAAATGGAAGAGTTATATAAGACGGTTTCTAAAGGAGATGCAGGAGAAATACAAAGCTATTTTGCAGATGCGAAAGAATACCGTGACTCTTTACCAGTGCGAAAGAGAGGCGCAATTCCTGCCTATCACGACTTATACGTCGATGTTTTAGATAAAGTAGGGGCATTAGCTCATATTACGAGTATTTTAGCAGAAGAAGAAATTAGCATTACAAACTTGCAAATATTAGAAGCGCGCGAAGGATTGCTTGGGGTGCTTAGAATTAGCTTCCAAAGAGAAGAAGACCGCATGCAGGCAAAGCTGGCGCTAGGAAAAGAAGAATACCAAACGTATGAAACAATTTAA
- the hisC gene encoding histidinol-phosphate transaminase gives MRVKDQLSSLQPYKPGKSPEQMKEVYGNHSFVKLASNENPFGCSPRVLGELQKSWQEHALYPDGGATTLRQTIAEKLQVKMEQVLCGSGLDEVIQIISRAVLRAGDNIVTAGATFPQYRHHAVIEGCKVKEVPLNNGVYDLDEVSSAIDEHTKIVWICNPNNPTGTYVNEQKLTRFIEGISENTLIVIDEAYYEYVTAKDFPEILPLLEKHKNILVLRTFSKAYGLASFRVGYAIGQEELIEKLNVVRLPFNVSSLAQKAATIAFSDEAFIEEIVRVNKEGLHQYESFCTENEIPFYPSQTNFIFLPVDDAGEIYESCAHAGFIIRPFPNGVRITIGTREQNEGVISVLKQHFENKKSKSRDEANV, from the coding sequence ATGCGAGTAAAAGATCAACTATCATCATTACAACCGTATAAACCAGGTAAATCACCAGAGCAAATGAAAGAAGTATACGGGAATCATTCATTTGTTAAGTTAGCATCAAATGAAAATCCATTTGGCTGTTCACCTCGTGTTTTAGGAGAATTACAAAAATCGTGGCAGGAACATGCATTGTATCCAGATGGCGGAGCTACAACGCTCCGTCAAACGATTGCAGAGAAATTACAAGTGAAAATGGAACAAGTACTTTGTGGTAGTGGGCTCGATGAAGTCATTCAAATTATAAGCCGTGCAGTGCTCAGAGCAGGAGATAACATTGTTACTGCTGGTGCGACATTCCCTCAATATCGTCACCATGCGGTTATTGAAGGATGTAAAGTGAAAGAAGTTCCTTTAAATAACGGTGTATATGATCTAGACGAAGTTTCTTCAGCAATTGATGAACATACAAAAATCGTTTGGATTTGTAATCCGAATAATCCGACAGGCACATATGTTAATGAGCAAAAATTGACTCGATTTATTGAAGGTATTAGTGAAAATACGTTAATTGTCATTGATGAAGCGTACTATGAATACGTAACAGCAAAAGATTTTCCAGAGATATTACCACTTCTGGAAAAGCATAAAAACATTCTTGTACTTAGAACATTTTCTAAAGCATACGGATTAGCTTCTTTCCGCGTCGGATATGCAATAGGGCAGGAAGAGTTAATTGAGAAATTAAATGTTGTCCGTTTGCCATTTAACGTATCTTCATTAGCGCAAAAAGCGGCAACGATTGCCTTTAGTGATGAAGCGTTTATTGAGGAAATAGTACGTGTTAATAAAGAGGGATTACACCAGTACGAAAGTTTTTGTACAGAAAATGAAATCCCGTTTTATCCGTCGCAAACGAACTTTATCTTCTTACCAGTAGATGATGCTGGAGAAATTTATGAATCTTGCGCGCACGCTGGTTTTATTATTCGTCCGTTTCCAAATGGCGTGCGCATTACAATTGGAACAAGGGAACAAAATGAGGGAGTGATTTCAGTGTTAAAACAACACTTTGAAAATAAAAAAAGTAAGTCTCGAGATGAGGCAAATGTGTAA
- the aroC gene encoding chorismate synthase has product MRYITAGESHGPQLTVILEGVPAGLTLAAEHINKELLRRQKGHGRGRRMQIETDTVEIVSGVRHGMTLGSPITLIVKNDDFKHWTKVMGAEPISEQESKEMKRTITKPRPGHADLNGAIKYGHRDIRNVLERSSARETTVRVAAGAVAKQILKELGVEIAGHVLEIGGVKAKPITHLPIEEIQTITENSPVRCLDKEVEQEMMDAIDDAKSSGDSIGGIVEVIAEGMPIGVGSYVHYDRKLDAKLAGAIMSVNAFKGAEIGIGFEAARQPGSKVHDEIMWDEEKGYTRKTNNAGGLEGGMTTGMPIVVRGVMKPIPTLYKPLASVDIDTKEAFQASIERSDSCAVPAAGVVAEAVVAWELADSLVEQFGKDRMELLKQNITQHNKYAKEF; this is encoded by the coding sequence ATGAGATACATTACAGCTGGAGAATCACATGGTCCGCAGTTAACAGTTATTTTAGAGGGTGTACCAGCAGGTTTAACACTCGCGGCGGAACATATTAATAAAGAATTATTAAGAAGACAAAAAGGGCATGGGCGCGGAAGACGCATGCAAATTGAAACAGATACAGTTGAAATTGTAAGTGGTGTACGTCACGGGATGACACTCGGTTCACCGATTACGTTAATCGTAAAAAATGATGATTTCAAACATTGGACGAAAGTAATGGGCGCAGAACCAATTTCAGAGCAAGAAAGTAAAGAAATGAAGCGTACGATTACAAAACCACGTCCAGGACATGCGGATTTAAACGGGGCAATTAAATACGGTCATCGTGATATAAGAAACGTATTAGAGCGCTCTTCTGCAAGAGAAACGACTGTTAGAGTTGCGGCTGGTGCAGTTGCGAAACAAATTTTGAAAGAACTAGGTGTGGAAATCGCAGGACATGTTCTTGAAATTGGCGGAGTAAAAGCGAAGCCTATTACTCACTTGCCGATAGAAGAAATTCAAACGATTACTGAAAATTCACCTGTTCGCTGTTTAGATAAAGAAGTAGAACAAGAGATGATGGATGCGATTGATGATGCGAAAAGCAGCGGAGATTCAATCGGTGGTATTGTTGAAGTAATTGCAGAAGGTATGCCAATTGGAGTTGGTAGCTACGTCCATTACGACCGTAAATTAGATGCAAAACTTGCCGGTGCTATTATGAGCGTGAATGCATTTAAAGGTGCTGAAATCGGAATTGGTTTTGAAGCGGCAAGACAGCCGGGAAGTAAAGTGCACGATGAAATTATGTGGGATGAAGAGAAAGGATACACGAGAAAAACAAATAATGCGGGTGGTTTAGAAGGTGGTATGACAACAGGTATGCCAATTGTAGTAAGAGGTGTAATGAAGCCAATTCCTACATTATATAAACCGTTAGCAAGCGTAGATATTGATACGAAAGAAGCGTTCCAAGCGAGTATTGAAAGATCTGATAGCTGTGCAGTACCTGCAGCAGGTGTTGTAGCTGAAGCGGTTGTTGCATGGGAACTTGCAGATTCACTAGTCGAACAATTCGGAAAAGACCGCATGGAATTACTAAAGCAAAACATTACGCAACATAACAAATACGCAAAAGAATTTTAA
- a CDS encoding bifunctional 3-deoxy-7-phosphoheptulonate synthase/chorismate mutase: MANHELDQLRKQVDEINLQLLHLLNKRGEIVQKIGEQKQVQGTKRFDPVREREVLDMIAEHNEGPFETSTVQHIFKTIFKASLELQEDDNRKALLVSRKKKKENTIVNVKGELIGNGTQTFIMGPCAVESLEQVRQVGQAMKDQGLKLMRGGAFKPRTSPYDFQGLGVEGLQILRQVADEFDLAIISEILNPNDVEMALEYVDVIQVGARNMQNFDLLRAVGKVNKPVLLKRGLAATIDEFINAAEYIIAQGNDQIILCERGIRTYERATRNTLDISAVPILKKETHLPVIVDVTHSTGRRDLLLPTAKAALAIGADAVMAEVHPDPAVALSDSAQQMDIPEFHRFMDELKGFKNKLS, translated from the coding sequence ATGGCAAATCATGAATTAGATCAATTACGTAAACAGGTAGATGAAATTAACTTACAACTATTACACCTTTTAAACAAACGCGGTGAAATCGTTCAAAAAATTGGAGAGCAAAAACAAGTACAAGGTACGAAACGCTTCGATCCAGTACGTGAGCGTGAAGTGCTTGATATGATCGCAGAGCATAACGAAGGACCATTCGAAACGTCAACGGTTCAACATATTTTCAAAACGATTTTCAAAGCAAGCTTAGAATTACAAGAAGATGATAACCGTAAAGCATTACTAGTTTCACGTAAAAAGAAAAAAGAAAATACAATTGTTAATGTTAAAGGTGAATTGATTGGAAACGGAACACAAACGTTCATTATGGGACCTTGTGCGGTAGAAAGTTTAGAGCAAGTTCGCCAAGTAGGGCAAGCGATGAAAGATCAAGGACTTAAATTAATGCGCGGCGGTGCTTTCAAACCGAGAACATCTCCATACGATTTCCAAGGTTTAGGAGTAGAAGGTTTACAAATTTTACGCCAAGTAGCAGATGAGTTCGACTTAGCGATTATTAGTGAAATTTTAAATCCGAATGACGTAGAAATGGCGCTAGAATACGTTGATGTAATTCAAGTTGGAGCACGTAACATGCAAAACTTCGATTTACTACGAGCTGTAGGTAAAGTTAATAAGCCAGTATTACTAAAACGTGGATTAGCAGCAACAATTGATGAGTTCATTAATGCAGCGGAATACATTATTGCACAAGGTAATGACCAAATTATTCTTTGTGAGCGCGGTATTCGCACATACGAAAGAGCGACACGTAACACATTAGACATTTCAGCAGTACCGATTTTAAAGAAAGAAACACATTTACCAGTTATCGTTGACGTAACACATTCAACAGGACGTAGAGATCTATTATTACCAACAGCGAAAGCGGCACTTGCAATTGGAGCAGATGCAGTAATGGCGGAAGTACATCCGGACCCAGCAGTTGCGTTATCAGATTCTGCGCAACAAATGGATATTCCAGAATTCCATAGATTCATGGATGAGTTAAAAGGTTTCAAAAATAAATTATCTTAA